In Flavobacterium sp. N3904, one DNA window encodes the following:
- a CDS encoding DUF2200 domain-containing protein gives MNNTSHHDERIAKMTFASVYPLYLAKVEKKGRTKEELHQVIKWLTNYDEKKQQEFIAEKVTFENFFQYASINPNAHLITGVICGYRVEEIENTLTKQVRYLDKLVDELAKGRKMEKILRLA, from the coding sequence ATGAACAATACAAGCCATCATGATGAGCGAATAGCCAAAATGACATTCGCTTCGGTATATCCGCTTTATCTCGCAAAGGTCGAGAAAAAAGGTAGAACAAAAGAAGAACTGCATCAGGTAATAAAGTGGTTAACCAATTATGACGAAAAGAAACAGCAAGAATTTATTGCCGAAAAAGTAACTTTTGAAAACTTCTTTCAGTATGCTTCCATAAACCCCAATGCTCACCTCATTACTGGCGTAATTTGCGGCTATCGGGTGGAAGAAATCGAAAATACGCTGACGAAACAAGTCAGATATTTAGACAAATTAGTAGATGAATTGGCTAAAGGCCGTAAGATGGAGAAGATTTTGCGACTTGCTTAA
- a CDS encoding NADPH-dependent F420 reductase, with protein sequence MKIAILGTGAVGTTIATKLIELGHQVMIGSRSKTNEKAIEFVNKFDKNASNGTFEEAATFGEIIFNCVKGEFAIEALRQAGNGIINKILIDISNPIDTSKGMTFSLIPGLCNTNSLGEEIQKVFPNTKVVKTLNTMWSTLMMIPSMLNDGDHTNFICGNDEEAKSIVRNLLKEIGWKEEAIIDLGDITGSRGTEAMLQLWWKIWGVTMGTFSIKVVN encoded by the coding sequence ATGAAAATAGCAATTTTAGGAACTGGAGCCGTTGGCACAACAATAGCCACTAAATTGATTGAATTAGGTCATCAAGTAATGATAGGTTCCCGAAGTAAAACCAACGAAAAAGCAATTGAATTTGTAAATAAATTTGACAAAAATGCCAGTAATGGTACTTTTGAAGAAGCGGCAACTTTTGGAGAAATCATCTTCAATTGTGTTAAAGGTGAATTTGCGATTGAGGCATTGCGGCAAGCGGGCAATGGAATTATCAATAAAATTCTCATTGACATTTCTAACCCTATCGATACGAGCAAAGGAATGACATTTAGTTTAATTCCGGGACTTTGCAACACCAATTCATTGGGAGAAGAAATTCAAAAAGTCTTTCCGAATACCAAAGTGGTAAAGACTCTAAACACCATGTGGAGCACCCTGATGATGATTCCCTCCATGCTCAATGATGGAGATCATACCAATTTTATATGTGGCAATGATGAGGAAGCCAAAAGCATAGTGAGAAATTTGCTAAAAGAAATTGGATGGAAAGAAGAAGCCATTATCGATTTGGGTGATATTACAGGCTCTAGAGGTACTGAAGCAATGCTCCAATTGTGGTGGAAAATTTGGGGAGTCACTATGGGAACTTTCAGCATTAAAGTTGTCAATTAA
- a CDS encoding VOC family protein, protein MTTKDNTTHFAPELHIPNGTMNIDFYTKFGATEHFCFRNDDGSIHVAELEIDGAIFHLHETMKWFNALEPIHTNGLTAVIGLFVPDVDKVMDRAIQAGATEISPATDHDYGYRQGMFKDPFGHYWQIQKKLW, encoded by the coding sequence ATGACAACAAAAGACAATACCACACACTTTGCTCCCGAACTGCATATTCCCAATGGGACAATGAACATTGATTTTTATACAAAATTCGGGGCAACAGAACATTTTTGTTTTCGCAACGATGACGGCAGCATCCACGTTGCTGAATTGGAAATCGACGGTGCCATTTTTCACCTGCACGAAACAATGAAATGGTTTAATGCGCTTGAACCAATACATACAAATGGATTAACTGCAGTTATTGGTTTATTTGTCCCAGATGTAGATAAAGTAATGGATAGAGCCATACAGGCAGGAGCAACAGAAATAAGTCCTGCAACAGACCACGATTATGGTTATAGACAAGGAATGTTCAAAGATCCTTTTGGACATTATTGGCAAATACAGAAAAAGTTATGGTAA
- a CDS encoding carbon-nitrogen hydrolase gives MSNKKYKIAVIQLNLNDVAENNLKKCLSWVRDAAKQGAEVISLPELYSSHYFCQSEDVDNFALAEPLYSTSFIAFSALAKELGVVIIVPFFEKRMAGIYHNSAYIIDTDGSEAGLYRKMHIPDDPHFYEKFYFTPGDLGFKTIPTQKGKIGTLICWDQWYPEAARLTALQGAEVLFYPTAIGWHPQEKEQYGENQHGAWMSVMKGHAVANGVYVAAANRIGLEQYIEGTAGIQFWGSSFIAGPQGEILAQASHDKEEILIAEVDLDLQENVRQNWPFFRDRRIDAFGDITKRAID, from the coding sequence ATGTCAAATAAGAAATACAAAATAGCAGTCATTCAATTGAATTTAAACGACGTTGCCGAAAACAACCTTAAAAAATGCTTGAGTTGGGTACGTGATGCTGCCAAACAAGGAGCTGAAGTGATTTCGTTACCGGAATTATACAGCAGTCATTATTTTTGTCAAAGTGAAGATGTGGATAATTTTGCTTTGGCAGAACCATTGTACAGCACATCGTTTATCGCTTTTAGTGCTTTGGCAAAAGAATTGGGAGTGGTAATTATCGTTCCTTTCTTCGAAAAAAGAATGGCAGGAATTTATCACAACAGTGCATACATCATCGATACTGACGGATCTGAAGCAGGATTGTACCGTAAAATGCACATTCCGGATGATCCTCATTTTTATGAAAAATTCTATTTTACTCCTGGGGATTTAGGTTTCAAAACGATTCCAACCCAAAAAGGAAAAATCGGAACTTTAATTTGTTGGGATCAATGGTATCCGGAAGCAGCTCGTTTAACTGCTTTGCAAGGTGCTGAAGTATTATTTTATCCAACAGCAATAGGATGGCATCCACAAGAAAAAGAACAATATGGCGAAAACCAGCACGGCGCTTGGATGAGCGTTATGAAAGGGCACGCTGTCGCCAATGGTGTATATGTAGCTGCTGCCAATAGAATAGGTTTGGAACAATATATTGAAGGAACTGCCGGAATTCAGTTTTGGGGATCATCCTTTATAGCGGGTCCACAAGGTGAAATTTTGGCACAAGCCTCCCACGATAAAGAAGAAATCCTGATTGCTGAAGTAGATTTGGATTTACAGGAAAATGTGCGTCAAAACTGGCCTTTCTTTAGAGACAGAAGAATCGATGCCTTTGGAGATATTACCAAACGAGCAATAGACTAA
- a CDS encoding choice-of-anchor I family protein — protein MIKKSITVFAAMLLIVSCQNNSDSNETPELVVNENPSTFKEIGTLTIGGTGAAEISTYDETSKKLFTVNNSSANKIDVIDLSDPTKPVLIASIDLVPYNGAANSVSTFNGKLAVALESKSNKQDPGKVVVFDTSNYALVKEITVGALPDMITYSKDGKFIMTANEGEPNDTYSLDPDGSVSIIDVASSYAVTTLTFGSFSGQLADLKTKGFRIASPTNNFAADIEPEYATISADSKTAWVTLQENNGIAKIDLATKKIVQIFPLGYKDYNLAENALDISDKDGGVAFNPWKLKGMFQPDAISNFEVNNVQYIVTANEGDAREYSAFVDVKRINNVAVLLDPTIFPNAAVLKADASMGRLNINTKMGDTDGDGDFDELVGFGARSFSIWNGLTGQLVFDSKNELDKKAQEFGVYDDARSDDKGVEPEAVYVTKMGDKQILFIGLERADAFMVYDVSNPIAPKYLQTIKTGDAPEGLLFIPASKSPNKRSLVVVSSEGDGTIKIFQPDLN, from the coding sequence ATGATCAAGAAAAGTATAACTGTATTTGCAGCAATGTTATTAATTGTAAGTTGTCAAAACAATAGCGATTCCAATGAAACTCCTGAACTAGTAGTAAACGAAAATCCTTCTACTTTCAAAGAAATTGGGACATTGACTATTGGAGGAACTGGCGCTGCTGAAATTAGCACCTATGATGAAACTTCCAAAAAATTATTTACAGTAAATAATAGCAGTGCCAATAAAATAGATGTAATTGATCTTTCAGATCCTACAAAACCTGTTTTGATTGCCAGTATTGATTTGGTCCCATATAATGGAGCGGCCAATAGTGTTTCTACTTTTAATGGAAAATTGGCAGTCGCTTTAGAATCCAAATCAAATAAACAAGATCCAGGTAAAGTTGTCGTTTTCGATACTTCGAATTATGCTTTAGTTAAAGAAATTACTGTAGGTGCATTACCTGATATGATTACCTATTCGAAAGACGGTAAATTCATAATGACGGCTAATGAAGGTGAGCCAAATGATACGTACTCACTTGATCCAGATGGATCAGTTTCGATTATTGATGTTGCTTCAAGTTATGCGGTAACAACTTTAACTTTTGGCAGTTTTAGCGGTCAATTAGCCGATTTAAAAACCAAAGGATTCAGAATAGCAAGTCCAACCAATAATTTTGCTGCCGATATCGAACCAGAATATGCTACTATTTCAGCTGATTCAAAAACGGCTTGGGTTACTTTACAAGAGAACAATGGAATTGCAAAAATTGATTTAGCAACAAAGAAAATTGTACAGATTTTCCCTTTAGGATATAAAGATTATAATTTGGCCGAAAATGCTTTGGATATAAGTGATAAAGATGGAGGTGTTGCTTTTAATCCTTGGAAATTAAAAGGAATGTTTCAACCCGATGCCATCAGCAATTTTGAAGTGAATAATGTTCAGTATATTGTTACTGCAAATGAAGGTGATGCCAGAGAATACAGTGCTTTTGTTGATGTTAAACGAATTAATAATGTTGCAGTACTATTAGACCCGACAATTTTTCCAAATGCTGCGGTGCTAAAAGCGGATGCAAGTATGGGAAGATTGAATATCAATACCAAAATGGGAGATACCGATGGTGATGGTGATTTTGATGAGTTAGTGGGATTTGGTGCACGTTCATTTTCAATTTGGAATGGACTTACAGGGCAATTGGTTTTTGACAGTAAAAACGAATTGGACAAAAAAGCTCAAGAATTTGGTGTTTATGATGATGCACGAAGCGATGACAAAGGAGTAGAACCGGAAGCGGTTTATGTAACTAAAATGGGAGATAAACAGATTCTTTTTATAGGATTAGAAAGAGCTGATGCTTTTATGGTGTATGATGTGAGTAATCCAATAGCACCAAAATATTTGCAAACCATAAAAACAGGAGATGCTCCAGAAGGTTTACTGTTTATTCCTGCCTCCAAAAGCCCAAACAAAAGAAGTTTGGTTGTCGTAAGTAGCGAAGGAGATGGAACTATCAAAATATTTCAACCCGATTTGAATTAG
- a CDS encoding VOC family protein — protein sequence MEDSKNQSDETTPKVTGIGGIFFFSDNPQETREWYAKNLGLEVNEWGSTFESRNSTKPDEIESLQWSPFKKGDDYFSPSKKDFMINYRVQHIEDLVSKLKENGVTVLNDIATYDYGKFVHIMDTEGNKIELWEP from the coding sequence ATGGAAGACTCTAAAAATCAATCAGACGAAACAACACCAAAAGTAACCGGAATTGGCGGTATTTTCTTTTTTTCAGACAACCCGCAGGAAACTAGAGAGTGGTATGCCAAAAATTTGGGACTTGAAGTCAATGAATGGGGATCAACTTTTGAATCCAGAAATAGTACAAAACCAGACGAAATCGAATCGCTTCAGTGGAGCCCTTTCAAAAAAGGAGACGACTATTTTTCCCCTTCCAAAAAAGATTTCATGATTAATTACCGTGTTCAGCACATTGAAGACCTGGTAAGTAAACTAAAAGAAAACGGAGTGACTGTACTAAACGATATTGCAACTTACGATTATGGTAAATTTGTGCATATTATGGACACAGAAGGCAACAAAATCGAACTCTGGGAACCCTGA
- a CDS encoding DUF1801 domain-containing protein, translated as MNPEIKAYNERQTLVDKEICDQLAAIIDNELTEAESKVWHAHPVWFLGGNPIVGYSKQKAGLRLMFWSGADFEEESLSAKGQKFKDASIFYSTVSEIETNDLKRWLKKSRDIQWDYKNIVKRKGQLERLK; from the coding sequence ATGAATCCAGAAATTAAAGCATACAATGAAAGACAAACTTTGGTCGACAAAGAAATTTGTGACCAGCTTGCAGCAATCATTGATAACGAACTGACCGAAGCCGAAAGTAAAGTTTGGCACGCCCACCCTGTTTGGTTTTTAGGCGGAAATCCAATTGTTGGTTACAGCAAACAAAAAGCAGGTCTGCGATTGATGTTTTGGAGCGGTGCCGACTTTGAAGAGGAATCTTTAAGCGCAAAAGGTCAAAAATTTAAAGACGCCTCCATATTCTACAGTACTGTTTCTGAAATTGAAACAAATGATTTAAAACGTTGGCTCAAAAAATCCAGAGACATTCAATGGGACTATAAAAATATAGTAAAAAGAAAAGGACAATTAGAAAGGCTGAAATAA
- a CDS encoding agmatine/peptidylarginine deiminase, translated as MTTLTRRFPAEWEKQQGILLCFPHNGKDWPGKYEAIQWAFVEFIKKVANFETVFLVVADENQKEKVAILLEEAHVHFENVTFIVHKTNRSWMRDSGPIIVKNGTEREALNFNFNGWAKYKNINLDKHVPNKVGEALNIPVTQVIYKGKPVIVEGGAIDVNGRGTLLTSEECLMDPNIQVRNQGFTKEDYEAVFKEYLGVTNVIWLGDGIEGDDTHGHIDDLCRFVNEDTIVTIVELDPNDNNYKPLQDNLKRLQNAKLENGRSPIIVALPMPKRIDFDGLRLPASYANFLILNNCVLVPTFNDANDRVALNILAECFPDREIIGISAIDFIWGFGTLHCLSQQIPE; from the coding sequence ATGACTACACTTACGAGACGTTTCCCCGCAGAATGGGAGAAACAACAAGGAATTTTATTGTGTTTTCCTCACAACGGAAAAGATTGGCCGGGAAAATACGAAGCCATTCAATGGGCATTTGTTGAATTTATCAAGAAAGTAGCCAATTTTGAAACTGTTTTTTTGGTTGTTGCCGATGAAAATCAAAAAGAAAAAGTAGCCATACTATTAGAAGAAGCACATGTGCATTTTGAAAATGTGACTTTTATAGTTCATAAAACCAATCGCAGTTGGATGCGCGATTCTGGTCCGATTATTGTAAAAAATGGTACTGAAAGAGAAGCACTAAATTTTAATTTTAACGGCTGGGCCAAATACAAAAACATCAATCTGGACAAACACGTTCCAAACAAAGTTGGAGAAGCATTAAATATTCCTGTTACTCAAGTGATATACAAAGGCAAACCCGTAATTGTTGAAGGTGGCGCCATTGATGTAAACGGACGCGGCACTTTGTTAACATCCGAAGAATGTTTGATGGATCCCAATATTCAGGTTCGCAATCAAGGTTTCACCAAAGAAGACTACGAAGCGGTTTTCAAAGAATATTTGGGAGTTACCAATGTAATCTGGTTAGGTGACGGAATCGAGGGTGATGACACCCACGGACATATCGATGATTTATGCCGATTTGTAAATGAAGACACGATTGTGACCATAGTCGAATTGGATCCAAATGACAACAACTATAAACCGTTGCAAGACAATCTAAAAAGACTTCAAAATGCCAAACTAGAAAATGGTAGAAGTCCAATTATAGTGGCCTTGCCAATGCCAAAACGAATCGATTTTGATGGATTGCGATTACCTGCCAGTTATGCCAATTTCTTAATTTTGAATAACTGTGTTTTGGTTCCAACATTCAATGATGCAAATGACAGAGTTGCCCTGAATATTTTAGCAGAATGTTTCCCTGATCGAGAAATCATCGGAATCAGTGCTATTGATTTTATTTGGGGATTTGGGACTTTACATTGCTTGAGTCAGCAAATTCCAGAGTAA
- a CDS encoding LLM class flavin-dependent oxidoreductase, giving the protein MKTSIPISLLELAIITQDSNASETMQKTKELAQLADGLGYKRFWLAEHHNMAHVASTATVVLIGYVASQTQHIRVGSGGIMLPNHSPLIIAEQFGTLGILYPDRIDLGLGRAPGTDSLTAQAIRTDFFEESQRFPKNVSALQDYFSEANATSKVRAFPAEGTNVPIWILGSSMDSATLAATYGLPYAFAGHFAPRQMITAFEFYRDNFKPSPYLDRPKTMACVNVIAADTDNEAEVLSTSLYQMFLNLIQNTRKPLQPPVDSLSDLMNNMSEEARFHVNQMTAGSFIGSKQTLTDELKKFIEYSRVDELMITSPIFDHQDKLKSLRIAKEVIDGINELDLA; this is encoded by the coding sequence ATGAAAACTTCTATTCCGATCTCCTTATTAGAACTGGCGATAATTACGCAAGACAGCAATGCGAGCGAAACGATGCAAAAAACCAAAGAGTTGGCGCAACTTGCCGATGGGTTGGGGTACAAACGTTTCTGGCTGGCCGAACACCACAATATGGCACATGTGGCGAGTACGGCAACCGTTGTTTTGATTGGGTATGTAGCGAGCCAAACACAGCACATACGTGTTGGTTCGGGTGGAATTATGTTGCCCAATCATTCGCCTTTGATCATTGCCGAGCAGTTTGGGACATTGGGAATTTTGTATCCGGATCGAATTGATCTTGGTTTGGGAAGGGCTCCCGGCACCGATTCGCTAACGGCACAAGCTATTCGGACTGATTTTTTTGAGGAGTCACAACGATTCCCGAAGAATGTGTCGGCATTGCAGGATTATTTTTCGGAAGCGAATGCAACGTCGAAAGTGCGTGCTTTTCCGGCGGAAGGGACCAATGTGCCGATTTGGATTTTGGGTTCGAGTATGGACAGCGCCACGTTGGCAGCCACTTATGGATTGCCTTATGCTTTTGCGGGACATTTTGCACCAAGGCAAATGATTACTGCTTTTGAGTTTTATCGGGATAACTTTAAGCCATCTCCCTATTTGGACAGGCCTAAAACAATGGCTTGCGTAAATGTGATTGCCGCTGATACAGATAATGAAGCCGAAGTTTTATCGACGAGTTTGTACCAGATGTTCTTGAATTTGATTCAAAATACCCGAAAACCGTTGCAGCCTCCTGTAGATTCTCTAAGCGATCTTATGAATAATATGAGTGAAGAAGCTCGTTTTCATGTTAATCAAATGACGGCGGGTTCCTTTATTGGCAGTAAGCAAACATTGACCGACGAATTGAAAAAATTCATTGAATATTCGCGGGTTGATGAGTTGATGATTACCAGCCCAATCTTTGACCATCAGGATAAATTGAAGAGTTTGCGAATTGCAAAAGAGGTGATTGATGGGATAAATGAGCTTGATTTAGCTTAA
- a CDS encoding L,D-transpeptidase, with amino-acid sequence MQKTTLISIILLVLFCSCKQQNQEIMEPKKTIVRKHPKSISFHFEKSKEWLAKNIDSTQIRIALAVNRTDKTNIPKMDSIIVPKDLTGDIEFYLSFPLEVPYLKDINKIIFFSYPTQTFAAYENGDLIYTGPTNMGRKKDPTPTGLFFTNWKAEKTTSTFNDEWDLRWNFNIANKLGVGWHQYELPGYPASHSCLRLQEKDAKYLYTWADQWILKDDENILVKGTPVIVFGKYDFDAPKPWLQLVQNPKALNISADEIAKTTKPHLNSILAEQKKREKQPIKG; translated from the coding sequence ATGCAAAAGACAACCCTCATATCGATAATCCTTCTTGTCCTTTTCTGTTCGTGCAAACAGCAGAATCAGGAGATTATGGAACCCAAAAAAACAATCGTTCGAAAACACCCAAAAAGTATTTCATTTCATTTCGAAAAATCAAAAGAATGGTTGGCAAAGAATATCGATAGCACACAAATCAGAATCGCTCTAGCCGTTAATAGAACCGACAAAACCAATATCCCAAAAATGGATTCTATCATTGTACCCAAAGATTTGACAGGCGATATTGAGTTTTATCTTTCATTTCCGCTAGAGGTTCCCTATCTGAAAGACATCAATAAAATTATCTTCTTTTCGTATCCTACACAAACATTTGCCGCTTACGAAAACGGTGATCTGATTTACACCGGCCCCACCAATATGGGACGAAAAAAAGACCCTACGCCTACCGGACTTTTCTTCACTAATTGGAAAGCCGAAAAAACAACAAGCACGTTTAATGATGAGTGGGATTTGCGTTGGAACTTCAATATCGCCAATAAGTTGGGCGTGGGTTGGCATCAATATGAATTGCCCGGTTATCCTGCTTCCCATTCCTGTTTAAGGCTTCAGGAAAAAGACGCCAAATACCTTTATACCTGGGCCGATCAATGGATATTAAAAGATGATGAAAACATACTTGTAAAAGGTACTCCCGTAATAGTTTTTGGCAAATACGATTTTGATGCACCAAAACCCTGGCTGCAACTGGTTCAAAACCCAAAAGCTCTAAATATTTCAGCCGATGAAATTGCAAAAACAACAAAACCACATTTAAACAGTATTTTAGCTGAACAGAAAAAGAGAGAAAAACAGCCCATTAAGGGATGA
- a CDS encoding M1 family metallopeptidase has translation MKNIRFKAMLQLALLIVVTISWAQEAPIDSTAKPISKYDYHDAFAPFFYMNNGSTTRSAGGQPGYEYWQNRADYQLMAKLNEKNNEIVGSAIITYTNNSPDKMSFVWMNLDQNLFKSDSRGNAVIPLNGSRNGARGEIFDGGHKIKSVKVVSTSKGKSVESEAKYSITDTRMQVFLSDDLKSKGGVVKIKIDFSFISPKEGSDRMGVLDTKNGKIFTIAQWYPRMCVYDDLRGWNTNPYLGASEFYLEYGDFDVNITVPSNHVVVCSGELLNPTAVYTATEQKRIAEAKQSEKTVMIRTAEEVAANASKASGSDKTWHFKIKNARDLSWASSPAFILDGARINLPSGKKSLALSAYPIESAGKEAWGRATEYTKTSIENYSKRWFEYPYPVATNVAGNEGGMEYPGIVFCGWESKGEDLWGVTDHEFGHGWFPMIVGSNERLFGWMDEGFNTFINSLSSVDFNNGEYKSKVTDLHQNAEYFTDPKTETIMSSPDNMKERNIGLLCYFKPSSGLIVLREQVLGPERFDLAFRTYVERWAFKHPAPDDFFRTMENVSGEDLSWFWRGWFVNNWRLDQGVNSVKYVKNDPAKGAVITIENFDKMVMPIVLDVKTKSGKVTRVKLPVEIWQRNIDWSFKVNTTEEIESVVIDPDHVFPDNNESNNTWTAGKGVIEKDIILDAYLGKFSTKAAPLKIEFTEKNSVLFAEITNYPKFSLTPIGKDTFESKEAGVTFQFNEAKTGFDMIISADKKIPFTRD, from the coding sequence ATGAAAAATATCCGTTTCAAAGCCATGCTGCAACTGGCTTTATTAATAGTAGTTACAATATCTTGGGCACAAGAAGCCCCAATTGACTCAACTGCTAAACCAATTTCAAAGTATGATTATCATGATGCCTTTGCTCCATTTTTTTATATGAATAATGGATCTACTACTCGTTCTGCAGGAGGTCAACCAGGTTATGAGTATTGGCAAAACAGAGCCGATTATCAATTGATGGCAAAATTGAATGAAAAAAATAACGAAATAGTCGGTTCTGCCATTATTACGTATACCAACAATAGTCCCGATAAAATGTCGTTTGTCTGGATGAATTTGGATCAAAATTTATTCAAATCCGATTCCAGAGGAAATGCTGTTATTCCATTAAATGGTAGCCGTAATGGTGCCCGTGGAGAAATTTTTGACGGAGGTCATAAAATCAAATCCGTAAAAGTAGTAAGTACTTCAAAAGGAAAATCGGTTGAAAGTGAAGCTAAATACTCTATTACTGACACCAGAATGCAAGTTTTTCTTTCGGACGATTTAAAATCAAAAGGGGGAGTTGTGAAAATCAAAATTGATTTCTCTTTTATTTCGCCAAAAGAAGGATCGGACAGAATGGGAGTTTTAGATACTAAAAATGGTAAAATTTTTACTATTGCACAGTGGTATCCACGCATGTGTGTGTATGATGATTTAAGAGGTTGGAATACTAATCCATATTTGGGAGCTTCTGAGTTTTATTTAGAGTATGGCGATTTTGATGTGAATATTACTGTGCCTTCAAACCATGTTGTGGTTTGTTCAGGAGAACTGTTAAATCCAACAGCTGTATACACAGCTACAGAACAAAAACGTATTGCCGAAGCCAAACAAAGTGAAAAAACGGTAATGATTCGCACCGCTGAAGAAGTGGCAGCCAATGCATCAAAAGCATCAGGATCTGATAAAACTTGGCATTTTAAAATCAAGAATGCACGTGATCTCTCATGGGCATCTTCACCGGCATTTATATTGGATGGAGCAAGAATTAATTTGCCAAGTGGAAAAAAATCTTTGGCATTATCGGCTTATCCGATAGAAAGTGCGGGTAAAGAAGCATGGGGACGAGCTACAGAATATACCAAAACTTCGATTGAAAATTATTCCAAAAGATGGTTTGAATATCCTTATCCTGTTGCAACCAATGTGGCTGGAAATGAAGGTGGAATGGAATATCCCGGAATTGTTTTTTGCGGATGGGAATCCAAAGGAGAAGATTTGTGGGGGGTGACCGATCATGAGTTTGGTCACGGTTGGTTTCCTATGATTGTGGGTTCTAACGAACGTTTATTCGGTTGGATGGATGAAGGATTTAATACTTTTATTAACTCATTGAGTTCTGTTGATTTTAATAATGGAGAATATAAAAGCAAGGTTACGGATCTTCATCAGAATGCTGAATATTTTACAGACCCAAAGACTGAAACCATCATGAGTTCGCCGGATAATATGAAAGAAAGAAACATAGGACTTTTGTGTTATTTCAAACCAAGTTCAGGTCTTATTGTTTTAAGAGAACAAGTTTTGGGCCCAGAACGTTTTGATTTGGCTTTTAGAACGTATGTAGAGCGTTGGGCTTTTAAACACCCGGCTCCAGACGACTTTTTTAGAACGATGGAAAATGTGAGCGGAGAAGATTTAAGCTGGTTCTGGAGAGGTTGGTTTGTAAACAACTGGCGTTTGGATCAGGGAGTAAACAGTGTCAAATATGTAAAAAATGACCCTGCCAAAGGAGCAGTTATTACTATTGAAAATTTTGATAAAATGGTCATGCCAATTGTATTGGATGTTAAAACAAAAAGCGGGAAAGTGACTCGTGTAAAATTGCCTGTGGAAATATGGCAACGTAATATTGACTGGTCATTTAAAGTTAACACTACTGAAGAAATAGAAAGCGTAGTTATTGATCCAGATCATGTATTTCCAGATAACAATGAAAGCAATAACACATGGACAGCAGGTAAAGGTGTAATCGAAAAAGATATCATTTTAGACGCTTATCTTGGCAAATTTTCTACCAAAGCAGCTCCTTTGAAAATAGAATTTACAGAGAAAAACAGCGTGCTTTTTGCAGAGATTACAAACTATCCTAAGTTTTCATTGACACCGATTGGTAAAGACACTTTCGAGTCTAAAGAAGCGGGTGTTACTTTTCAGTTTAACGAAGCAAAAACTGGATTTGACATGATCATAAGTGCAGACAAAAAAATACCTTTTACAAGAGACTAA